From Musa acuminata AAA Group cultivar baxijiao chromosome BXJ3-8, Cavendish_Baxijiao_AAA, whole genome shotgun sequence, one genomic window encodes:
- the LOC103995313 gene encoding uncharacterized protein LOC103995313 encodes MAGCNQGNRASQGEEVILEKKYGGIAPKKPLISKDHERAYFDSADWVLGKQGTSPKAKTAIESLKPKLKRTPHHQLPPRRPTCTSGVEDAD; translated from the exons ATGGCGGGTTGCAATCAGGGGAATAGAGCTTCCCAGGGTGAAGAG GTGATCTTGGAGAAAAAATATGGAGGAATTGCACCAAAAAAACCATTAATCTCAAAG GACCATGAAAGAGCCTACTTTGATTCTGCGGACTGGGTCCTCGGCAAG CAAGGAACTAGTCCAAAAGCAAAAACTGCTATCGAGTCTCTGAAGCCCAAGCTGAAG CGTACTCCACATCATCAGCTCCCACCACGAAGGCCAACATGCACATCTGGTGTGGAAGATGCA GATTAA